A single region of the Salmo salar chromosome ssa16, Ssal_v3.1, whole genome shotgun sequence genome encodes:
- the LOC106573216 gene encoding ras association domain-containing protein 10 gives MEQEECKVSVWVCREEKLVSGLSKRTTCADVLKVLLEDQNLQQGASAAMQSGTPQSYCIVEKWRGFERILPNKTKILRLWSAWGDEQENVRFVLVKNEASLPNNGPRSAEARVVQSKDNPCVFKGAAKTTMAFSQEKQRRIVRKAFRKLDKINKKREETFPKDKSSVEKLETLVHLVISQDHTIRQQIQRIKELDRDIERYEAKVHFDRIKRHGINYVQDTYMVESSVEADPIEDVPRSAEAIAQFEEYARRCEEVLRLQEELTEREALMECITGEIQEELNQRWMKRRQDELSGKDTESIGESVDIPVAAVAPQPAAQSGAAAPEPDVNSLSENDLVLEGKIIKTKLDTSLYIGLRLNTDLEAVKGDLDLSQELWDAKEKELTDLLAKMHSMNLNKEKLPEADKEHSGVTETDMLPSLEKSSGWVEQTRGLSKTCDMNDEDSDTGLSSMHSQDSDNTPVCESLV, from the coding sequence ATGGAGCAGGAAGAATGCAAGGTATCAGTATGGGTCTGCCGGGAGGAGAAGCTGGTCTCGGGGCTGTCCAAACGCACCACCTGCGCGGATGTTCTAAAAGTTCTACTGGAGGACCAAAACTTGCAGCAAGGTGCGTCAGCGGCGATGCAGTCCGGGACCCCCCAGTCTTACTGCATAGTGGAGAAATGGAGAGGCTTTGAGAGGATTTTACCCAATAAAACCAAAATCCTGCGTCTCTGGAGCGCCTGGGGAGATGAGCAGGAAAACGTGAGGTTTGTTTTGGTGAAGAATGAGGCATCGTTACCAAACAACGGACCCAGGAGCGCCGAGGCGCGAGTCGTTCAGAGCAAAGACAATCCGTGCGTATTCAAGGGAGCAGCCAAGACCACAATGGCTTTCTCGCAAGAAAAGCAGCGGAGGATTGTTAGAAAAGCTTTTAGAAAGTTGGACAAAATTAACAAAAAGAGAGAAGAGACTTTTCCTAAGGATAAATCCTCAGTGGAGAAATTGGAAACGTTGGTGCACTTAGTTATCTCGCAAGATCACACCATCCGCCAGCAGATCCAAAGGATCAAAGAGTTGGATAGGGATATAGAAAGGTATGAGGCAAAAGTGCACTTTGACAGAATTAAGAGACATGGTATCAATTATGTGCAGGACACATACATGGTGGAATCGAGCGTGGAGGCTGATCCAATAGAGGACGTCCCACGTTCAGCGGAGGCTATTGCGCAGTTTGAGGAGTACGCGCGTAGGTGCGAGGAGGTCCTGCGACTTCAGGAGGAGTTGACAGAGCGCGAGGCTCTCATGGAATGCATCACAGGTGAAATTCAGGAGGAGCTCAACCAAAGGTGGATGAAAAGACGGCAAGATGAGCTGTCGGGCAAAGACACAGAAAGTATTGGGGAGTCTGTGGACATCCCCGTAGCTGCAGTGGCTCCACAGCCGGCAGCACAGTCAGGCGCCGCCGCCCCAGAACCAGATGTGAACAGTCTATCAGAGAACGACTTGGTTTTAGAGGGGAAGATAATCAAAACAAAGCTGGATACCAGTTTATATATTGGTCTTCGTTTAAACACGGATTTAGAGGCTGTTAAGGGTGATTTGGACTTAAGCCAGGAGCTATGGGACGCGAAAGAAAAAGAACTAACGGATTTGCTCGCAAAAATGCACTCTATGAATTTAAATAAGGAAAAGTTACCCGAGGCTGATAAAGAACACTCTGGTGTCACTGAGACTGACATGTTGCCTTCCTTGGAGAAGAGCAGTGGGTGGGTGGAGCAGACCAGAGGTCTGTCCAAGACCTGCGACATGAACGACGAAGATTCAGACACGGGGCTGAGCTCCATGCATAGCCAGGACTCTGACAATACACCTGTGTGCGAATCACTGGTGTAG